A genomic segment from Glycine soja cultivar W05 chromosome 20, ASM419377v2, whole genome shotgun sequence encodes:
- the LOC114402920 gene encoding transcription factor TGA4-like isoform X4 has protein sequence MSSSNQLNQSSRFLANKPRNEVNVQGYTFRIDVKNSAGNTTFVMNYGRWSEKLMKHYFELFEMKTSAANLDVFSVVSAIWCTTAERNLLWIGGFRPSQLLQVILPQVQHSCSQQQLSDIFSFVQSCQQAEDALAQGMEKLQQNLDKATAAGDKALKLTCVSQQMSFLKQANHVRQQFLYQLSRLLTICQYAEFLLAFGECLYNSQPWSSL, from the exons atgagtTCATCTAACCAGTTAAACCAGAGCAGCAGGTTCCTAGCAAATAAACCAAGGAATGAGGTTAATGTGCAGGGATACACCTTCAGAATTGATG TTAAGAATTCCGCAGGAAACACAACATTTGTGATGAACTATGGACGTTGGTCAGAAAAGC TCATGAAGCACTATTTTGAACTCTTCGAGATGAAAACAAGTGCTGCAAATTTAGATGTCTTCAGTGTTGTTTCTGCTATTTGGTGCACAACAGCTGAACGCAATTTGTTGTGGATTGGAGGCTTTCGCCCTTCTCAATTGCTTCAG GTTATTCTGCCTCAAGTTCAGCATTCATGCTCCCAGCAACAACTTTctgatatttttagttttgtacAATCCTGTCAACAAGCAGAAGATGCTCTTGCACAAGGCATGGAAAAACTCCAGCAAAACCTTGACAAAGCAACAGCAGCTGGTGACAAAGCATTAAAACTGACGTGTGTCTCACAACAAATGTCATTTTTAAAGCAG GCCAATCATGTTCGCCAGCAATTCTTGTATCAATTATCTCGTCTCCTTACAATTTGTCAGTATGCTGAATTCTTACTTGCCTTCGGAGAATGCCTCTATAACTCCCAGCCTTGGAGCTCACTTTGA
- the LOC114402920 gene encoding transcription factor TGA4-like isoform X1, translated as MSSSNQLNQSSRFLANKPRNEVNVQGYTFRIDVKNSAGNTTFVMNYGRWSEKRKRLISEIRSALNVHNDQVLDDKLLFLIDTVMKHYFELFEMKTSAANLDVFSVVSAIWCTTAERNLLWIGGFRPSQLLQVILPQVQHSCSQQQLSDIFSFVQSCQQAEDALAQGMEKLQQNLDKATAAGDKALKLTCVSQQMSFLKQANHVRQQFLYQLSRLLTICQYAEFLLAFGECLYNSQPWSSL; from the exons atgagtTCATCTAACCAGTTAAACCAGAGCAGCAGGTTCCTAGCAAATAAACCAAGGAATGAGGTTAATGTGCAGGGATACACCTTCAGAATTGATG TTAAGAATTCCGCAGGAAACACAACATTTGTGATGAACTATGGACGTTGGTCAGAAAAGCGTAAGAGACTTATTTCTGAGATACGGAGTGCTTTAAATGTTCATAATGATCAAGTTCTTGATGACAAACTACTGTTTCTCATAGACACAGTCATGAAGCACTATTTTGAACTCTTCGAGATGAAAACAAGTGCTGCAAATTTAGATGTCTTCAGTGTTGTTTCTGCTATTTGGTGCACAACAGCTGAACGCAATTTGTTGTGGATTGGAGGCTTTCGCCCTTCTCAATTGCTTCAG GTTATTCTGCCTCAAGTTCAGCATTCATGCTCCCAGCAACAACTTTctgatatttttagttttgtacAATCCTGTCAACAAGCAGAAGATGCTCTTGCACAAGGCATGGAAAAACTCCAGCAAAACCTTGACAAAGCAACAGCAGCTGGTGACAAAGCATTAAAACTGACGTGTGTCTCACAACAAATGTCATTTTTAAAGCAG GCCAATCATGTTCGCCAGCAATTCTTGTATCAATTATCTCGTCTCCTTACAATTTGTCAGTATGCTGAATTCTTACTTGCCTTCGGAGAATGCCTCTATAACTCCCAGCCTTGGAGCTCACTTTGA
- the LOC114402920 gene encoding transcription factor TGA4-like isoform X3 — MSSSNQLNQSSRFLANKPRNEVNVQGYTFRIDVKNSAGNTTFVMNYGRWSEKHTVMKHYFELFEMKTSAANLDVFSVVSAIWCTTAERNLLWIGGFRPSQLLQVILPQVQHSCSQQQLSDIFSFVQSCQQAEDALAQGMEKLQQNLDKATAAGDKALKLTCVSQQMSFLKQANHVRQQFLYQLSRLLTICQYAEFLLAFGECLYNSQPWSSL, encoded by the exons atgagtTCATCTAACCAGTTAAACCAGAGCAGCAGGTTCCTAGCAAATAAACCAAGGAATGAGGTTAATGTGCAGGGATACACCTTCAGAATTGATG TTAAGAATTCCGCAGGAAACACAACATTTGTGATGAACTATGGACGTTGGTCAGAAAAGC ACACAGTCATGAAGCACTATTTTGAACTCTTCGAGATGAAAACAAGTGCTGCAAATTTAGATGTCTTCAGTGTTGTTTCTGCTATTTGGTGCACAACAGCTGAACGCAATTTGTTGTGGATTGGAGGCTTTCGCCCTTCTCAATTGCTTCAG GTTATTCTGCCTCAAGTTCAGCATTCATGCTCCCAGCAACAACTTTctgatatttttagttttgtacAATCCTGTCAACAAGCAGAAGATGCTCTTGCACAAGGCATGGAAAAACTCCAGCAAAACCTTGACAAAGCAACAGCAGCTGGTGACAAAGCATTAAAACTGACGTGTGTCTCACAACAAATGTCATTTTTAAAGCAG GCCAATCATGTTCGCCAGCAATTCTTGTATCAATTATCTCGTCTCCTTACAATTTGTCAGTATGCTGAATTCTTACTTGCCTTCGGAGAATGCCTCTATAACTCCCAGCCTTGGAGCTCACTTTGA
- the LOC114402920 gene encoding transcription factor TGA4-like isoform X6: MSSSNQLNQSSRFLANKPRNEVNVQGYTFRIDGNTTFVMNYGRWSEKLMKHYFELFEMKTSAANLDVFSVVSAIWCTTAERNLLWIGGFRPSQLLQVILPQVQHSCSQQQLSDIFSFVQSCQQAEDALAQGMEKLQQNLDKATAAGDKALKLTCVSQQMSFLKQANHVRQQFLYQLSRLLTICQYAEFLLAFGECLYNSQPWSSL, encoded by the exons atgagtTCATCTAACCAGTTAAACCAGAGCAGCAGGTTCCTAGCAAATAAACCAAGGAATGAGGTTAATGTGCAGGGATACACCTTCAGAATTGATG GAAACACAACATTTGTGATGAACTATGGACGTTGGTCAGAAAAGC TCATGAAGCACTATTTTGAACTCTTCGAGATGAAAACAAGTGCTGCAAATTTAGATGTCTTCAGTGTTGTTTCTGCTATTTGGTGCACAACAGCTGAACGCAATTTGTTGTGGATTGGAGGCTTTCGCCCTTCTCAATTGCTTCAG GTTATTCTGCCTCAAGTTCAGCATTCATGCTCCCAGCAACAACTTTctgatatttttagttttgtacAATCCTGTCAACAAGCAGAAGATGCTCTTGCACAAGGCATGGAAAAACTCCAGCAAAACCTTGACAAAGCAACAGCAGCTGGTGACAAAGCATTAAAACTGACGTGTGTCTCACAACAAATGTCATTTTTAAAGCAG GCCAATCATGTTCGCCAGCAATTCTTGTATCAATTATCTCGTCTCCTTACAATTTGTCAGTATGCTGAATTCTTACTTGCCTTCGGAGAATGCCTCTATAACTCCCAGCCTTGGAGCTCACTTTGA
- the LOC114402920 gene encoding transcription factor TGA4-like isoform X5 yields MSSSNQLNQSSRFLANKPRNEVNVQGYTFRIDGNTTFVMNYGRWSEKHTVMKHYFELFEMKTSAANLDVFSVVSAIWCTTAERNLLWIGGFRPSQLLQVILPQVQHSCSQQQLSDIFSFVQSCQQAEDALAQGMEKLQQNLDKATAAGDKALKLTCVSQQMSFLKQANHVRQQFLYQLSRLLTICQYAEFLLAFGECLYNSQPWSSL; encoded by the exons atgagtTCATCTAACCAGTTAAACCAGAGCAGCAGGTTCCTAGCAAATAAACCAAGGAATGAGGTTAATGTGCAGGGATACACCTTCAGAATTGATG GAAACACAACATTTGTGATGAACTATGGACGTTGGTCAGAAAAGC ACACAGTCATGAAGCACTATTTTGAACTCTTCGAGATGAAAACAAGTGCTGCAAATTTAGATGTCTTCAGTGTTGTTTCTGCTATTTGGTGCACAACAGCTGAACGCAATTTGTTGTGGATTGGAGGCTTTCGCCCTTCTCAATTGCTTCAG GTTATTCTGCCTCAAGTTCAGCATTCATGCTCCCAGCAACAACTTTctgatatttttagttttgtacAATCCTGTCAACAAGCAGAAGATGCTCTTGCACAAGGCATGGAAAAACTCCAGCAAAACCTTGACAAAGCAACAGCAGCTGGTGACAAAGCATTAAAACTGACGTGTGTCTCACAACAAATGTCATTTTTAAAGCAG GCCAATCATGTTCGCCAGCAATTCTTGTATCAATTATCTCGTCTCCTTACAATTTGTCAGTATGCTGAATTCTTACTTGCCTTCGGAGAATGCCTCTATAACTCCCAGCCTTGGAGCTCACTTTGA
- the LOC114402920 gene encoding transcription factor TGA4-like isoform X2 produces MSSSNQLNQSSRFLANKPRNEVNVQGYTFRIDGNTTFVMNYGRWSEKRKRLISEIRSALNVHNDQVLDDKLLFLIDTVMKHYFELFEMKTSAANLDVFSVVSAIWCTTAERNLLWIGGFRPSQLLQVILPQVQHSCSQQQLSDIFSFVQSCQQAEDALAQGMEKLQQNLDKATAAGDKALKLTCVSQQMSFLKQANHVRQQFLYQLSRLLTICQYAEFLLAFGECLYNSQPWSSL; encoded by the exons atgagtTCATCTAACCAGTTAAACCAGAGCAGCAGGTTCCTAGCAAATAAACCAAGGAATGAGGTTAATGTGCAGGGATACACCTTCAGAATTGATG GAAACACAACATTTGTGATGAACTATGGACGTTGGTCAGAAAAGCGTAAGAGACTTATTTCTGAGATACGGAGTGCTTTAAATGTTCATAATGATCAAGTTCTTGATGACAAACTACTGTTTCTCATAGACACAGTCATGAAGCACTATTTTGAACTCTTCGAGATGAAAACAAGTGCTGCAAATTTAGATGTCTTCAGTGTTGTTTCTGCTATTTGGTGCACAACAGCTGAACGCAATTTGTTGTGGATTGGAGGCTTTCGCCCTTCTCAATTGCTTCAG GTTATTCTGCCTCAAGTTCAGCATTCATGCTCCCAGCAACAACTTTctgatatttttagttttgtacAATCCTGTCAACAAGCAGAAGATGCTCTTGCACAAGGCATGGAAAAACTCCAGCAAAACCTTGACAAAGCAACAGCAGCTGGTGACAAAGCATTAAAACTGACGTGTGTCTCACAACAAATGTCATTTTTAAAGCAG GCCAATCATGTTCGCCAGCAATTCTTGTATCAATTATCTCGTCTCCTTACAATTTGTCAGTATGCTGAATTCTTACTTGCCTTCGGAGAATGCCTCTATAACTCCCAGCCTTGGAGCTCACTTTGA